A window of Vigna unguiculata cultivar IT97K-499-35 chromosome 4, ASM411807v1, whole genome shotgun sequence contains these coding sequences:
- the LOC114182131 gene encoding phosphoethanolamine N-methyltransferase-like isoform X1, with product MASLAMVQGGGVDERCVQKNYWMEHTTELSVESMMLDSNASHLDKEERPEVLSLLPAYEGKSVVELGAGIGRFTGELAKKAGQLLAVDFIESAIKKNENLNGHHKNVKFMCADVTSPNLQISEGSVDLIFSNWLLMYLSDEEVENLAGRMIKWLKVGGYVFFRESCFHQSGDSKRKYNPTHYREPRFYTKAFKECHKSDDRGNSFELSLIGCKCIGAYVRNKKNQNQICWIWQKVRSQDDRRFQRFLDSVEYNHKDILLYESVFGQGFVSTGGLETTEEFVAKLGLKPGQKVLDVGCGTGGGDIYMAENFDVEVVGIDLSINMISLAIERVIGLKCSVEFECADCTKKSYPENTFDVIYSRDTLLHIKDKPSLFRSFYKWLKPGGTLLITDYCKSVGSLSVGYANYIQKGGYYIHEMKTYSQMLENAGFNDVIAEDQSNLFMKTLQQELNALESKKDDFIDEFSKEDYNIISERWKAKQMRGADGEQIWGLFIAKKK from the exons ATGGCGTCGTTGGCTATGGTGCAAG GTGGAGGAGTGGATGAACGGTGCGTTCAGAAAAACTATTGGATGGAACACACGACAGAGTTGTCGGTAGAATCGATGATGTTGGATTCAAACGCCTCTCATCTCGACAAGGAAGAGAGACCAGAA GTTTTGTCTTTACTACCAGCATATGAAGGAAAATCAGTGGTGGAACTTGGAGCAGGTATTGGAAGATTCACAGGTGAATTGGCCAAGAAAGCTGGCCAATTACTTGCTGTGGACTTCATTGAGAGTGCTATCAAGAAG AATGAAAACCTTAATGGGCACCACAAGAATGTCAAGTTCATGTGTGCTGATGTCACATCTCCGAACTTGCAGATTTCTGAAGGGTCCGTTGATCTGATTTTCTCAAATTGGTTACTCATGTATCTTTCCGATGAAGAG GTTGAGAATTTAGCAGGAAGAATGATCAAATGGTTAAAAGTAGGTGGATATGTGTTCTTCAGAGAATCATGTTTCCACCAATCTGGAGATTCCAAGAGAAAATACAACCCAACTCACTACAGGGAACCTAGATTTTATACCAAG GCGTTTAAAGAGTGCCATAAGAGTGATGATAGAGGGAATTCTTTTGAACTTTCGCTTATTGGCTGTAAATGCATTGGAGCTTATGTACGAAACAAGAAGAATCAAAACCAG ATTTGTTGGATATGGCAAAAAGTGAGATCACAAGATGATAGGAGGTTCCAACGGTTCTTAGATAGTGTTGAGTATAATCACAAGGATATTTTACTCTATGAGAGTGTTTTTGGCCAAGGCTTTGTCAGCACAGGAGGACTTG AAACAACAGAGGAATTTGTGGCAAAGTTGGGACTAAAACCAGGCCAAAAAGTTTTGGATGTTGGTTGTGGTACCGGGGGAGGTGACATTTACATGGCTGAAAATTTTGATGTTGAGGTAGTTGGCATTGACCTCTCCATAAACATGATTTCTCTTGCCATTGAACGTGTAATTGGGCTCAAATGTTCAGTAGAATTTGAATGTGCCGATTGCACTAAAAAATCATACCCTGAGAATACATTCGATGTAATCTATTCCCGTGACACATTGCTACACATCAAA GATAAACCATCACTATTTAGATCCTTTTACAAATGGTTGAAGCCTGGAGGTACACTTCTAATTACTGATTACTGCAAAAGTGTAGGAAGTCTATCAGTAGGATATGCTAACTACATACAAAAAGGAGGATACTATATCCATGAGATGAAAACATATTCTCAg ATGCTCGAAAATGCTGGATTTAATGATGTCATTGCGGAGGATCAATCTAATTTG TTCATGAAAACACTACAACAGGAGTTAAATGCCCTCGAGAGCAAGAAGGATGATTTCATTGATGAATTCTCGAAg GAAGACTACAATATAATTAGTGAAAGATGGAAGGCCAAGCAGATGAGGGGTGCAGATGGTGAACAAATATGGGGTTTGTTCATTGCCAAGAAAAAATGA
- the LOC114182131 gene encoding phosphoethanolamine N-methyltransferase-like isoform X2, translating into MASLAMVQGGGVDERCVQKNYWMEHTTELSVESMMLDSNASHLDKEERPEVLSLLPAYEGKSVVELGAGIGRFTGELAKKAGQLLAVDFIESAIKKISEGSVDLIFSNWLLMYLSDEEVENLAGRMIKWLKVGGYVFFRESCFHQSGDSKRKYNPTHYREPRFYTKAFKECHKSDDRGNSFELSLIGCKCIGAYVRNKKNQNQICWIWQKVRSQDDRRFQRFLDSVEYNHKDILLYESVFGQGFVSTGGLETTEEFVAKLGLKPGQKVLDVGCGTGGGDIYMAENFDVEVVGIDLSINMISLAIERVIGLKCSVEFECADCTKKSYPENTFDVIYSRDTLLHIKDKPSLFRSFYKWLKPGGTLLITDYCKSVGSLSVGYANYIQKGGYYIHEMKTYSQMLENAGFNDVIAEDQSNLFMKTLQQELNALESKKDDFIDEFSKEDYNIISERWKAKQMRGADGEQIWGLFIAKKK; encoded by the exons ATGGCGTCGTTGGCTATGGTGCAAG GTGGAGGAGTGGATGAACGGTGCGTTCAGAAAAACTATTGGATGGAACACACGACAGAGTTGTCGGTAGAATCGATGATGTTGGATTCAAACGCCTCTCATCTCGACAAGGAAGAGAGACCAGAA GTTTTGTCTTTACTACCAGCATATGAAGGAAAATCAGTGGTGGAACTTGGAGCAGGTATTGGAAGATTCACAGGTGAATTGGCCAAGAAAGCTGGCCAATTACTTGCTGTGGACTTCATTGAGAGTGCTATCAAGAAG ATTTCTGAAGGGTCCGTTGATCTGATTTTCTCAAATTGGTTACTCATGTATCTTTCCGATGAAGAG GTTGAGAATTTAGCAGGAAGAATGATCAAATGGTTAAAAGTAGGTGGATATGTGTTCTTCAGAGAATCATGTTTCCACCAATCTGGAGATTCCAAGAGAAAATACAACCCAACTCACTACAGGGAACCTAGATTTTATACCAAG GCGTTTAAAGAGTGCCATAAGAGTGATGATAGAGGGAATTCTTTTGAACTTTCGCTTATTGGCTGTAAATGCATTGGAGCTTATGTACGAAACAAGAAGAATCAAAACCAG ATTTGTTGGATATGGCAAAAAGTGAGATCACAAGATGATAGGAGGTTCCAACGGTTCTTAGATAGTGTTGAGTATAATCACAAGGATATTTTACTCTATGAGAGTGTTTTTGGCCAAGGCTTTGTCAGCACAGGAGGACTTG AAACAACAGAGGAATTTGTGGCAAAGTTGGGACTAAAACCAGGCCAAAAAGTTTTGGATGTTGGTTGTGGTACCGGGGGAGGTGACATTTACATGGCTGAAAATTTTGATGTTGAGGTAGTTGGCATTGACCTCTCCATAAACATGATTTCTCTTGCCATTGAACGTGTAATTGGGCTCAAATGTTCAGTAGAATTTGAATGTGCCGATTGCACTAAAAAATCATACCCTGAGAATACATTCGATGTAATCTATTCCCGTGACACATTGCTACACATCAAA GATAAACCATCACTATTTAGATCCTTTTACAAATGGTTGAAGCCTGGAGGTACACTTCTAATTACTGATTACTGCAAAAGTGTAGGAAGTCTATCAGTAGGATATGCTAACTACATACAAAAAGGAGGATACTATATCCATGAGATGAAAACATATTCTCAg ATGCTCGAAAATGCTGGATTTAATGATGTCATTGCGGAGGATCAATCTAATTTG TTCATGAAAACACTACAACAGGAGTTAAATGCCCTCGAGAGCAAGAAGGATGATTTCATTGATGAATTCTCGAAg GAAGACTACAATATAATTAGTGAAAGATGGAAGGCCAAGCAGATGAGGGGTGCAGATGGTGAACAAATATGGGGTTTGTTCATTGCCAAGAAAAAATGA